A window from Vespa velutina chromosome 13, iVesVel2.1, whole genome shotgun sequence encodes these proteins:
- the LOC124953703 gene encoding probable cationic amino acid transporter has protein sequence MKLDFMDREKGLELFGKLIRTKNIDCLQEEQTKKGPETLNTADSKQKLQKCLTTLDLTSLGVGSCVGTGMYLVAGMVAHSVAGPGVIISFIIAAIASIFSGACYAEFGVRVPHTTGSAYMYSYVTVGELIAFIIGWNMILEYLIGTSACACALSACLDALSNGAVSGAIANSIGTIFERPPDFLAFVITILMMLLMAAGVKKSLVFNNVLNAINLAVWVFVMAAGMFYVDSSNWSEHNGFLPFGWSGVFTGAATCFYAFIGFDIIATTGEEATNPKRSIPLAIVSSLIIILIAYVTSSMVLTLIVPYEEVDQDSALVEMFGHVGAYKCKYIVAVGALAGLTVSMFGSMFPMPRIVYAMAQDGLIFRSLSHVWPATGTPALATLTSGLCAAFAALLIQLEVLVEMMSIGTLLAYTLVSTCVLILRYQPHTTNLVELLPQSLRTPCRSPTKETQGNGQVTYGKELRPDQLTTALNTAQVAQPELLTTNNGQRIMVRRVRRCNSSSPDSDDTYGAEEDDVGLGKDDQYLVSDRTENKFYGSVHAAAAASSCGSTHQYPGNTPIIGPPLNYLQRRLQAAQYLCPAIFPWVDRGPATEASGHYVMKLVGILYILILIFDIIIVCRMGDMDTFTTILLFILFFAIVGILLAISRKPQNRNTIMFTTPGLPFVPAIAVTVNIYLIFKLNILTLVRFTVWMILGFVMYFYYGIKHSSLEEGNVQGNADEVVNECTTGNIELKVTDQQRQPHNQQAAYTNVEQNIYGGQQLDAFGQPVFGSTNFGGTPTNYTNQSHSQSPASTTLFVQQENFPTWDD, from the exons ATGAAGCTCGATTTTATGGACCGAGAGAAGGGGTTGGAGCTTTTCGGGAAgttaataagaacaaaaaatatcgacTGTTTGCAAGaagaacaaacgaaaaaaggtCCAGAAACATTGAATACAGCTGATTCGAAACAGAAATTAcag aaatgtcTGACTACTCTGGACCTGACGTCTTTAGGAGTTGGTTCCTGCGTCGGGACGGGGATGTATCTAGTCGCAGGAATGGTTGCACACAGTGTTGCTGGACCTGGTGTCATTATATCATTCATTATAGCTGCTATTGCTTCCATTTTTTCTg GAGCATGTTACGCAGAATTTGGAGTAAGAGTGCCTCACACAACTGGCAGTGCTTATATGTACAGTTATGTGACAGTAGGCGAATTGATAGCATTTATTATAGGTTGGAACATGATACTCGAATATTTGATAGGTACGAGTGCCTGTGCTTGCGCCCTTAGCGCTTGCTTGGATGCTCTATCGAATGGTGCTGTCTCTGGAGCGATAGCTAACAGCATTGGTACCATATTTG AACGACCACCAGACTTCCTAGCCTTTGTCATAACGATACTGATGATGTTACTGATGGCAGCTGGCGTTAAGAAGTCTTTGGTGTTTAATAATGTACTCAATGCAATTAATCTCGCAGTATGGGTTTTCGTTATGGCAGCTGGTATGTTCTATGTTGACTCGAGTAATTGGTCTGAACACAATGGATTTCTTCCCTTTGGTTGGAGCGGG GTATTCACAGGAGCAGCAACATGTTTTTATGCCTTTATTGGCTTCGATATAATTGCAACTACAGGGGAAGAGGCAACAAATCCTAAACGAAGTATTCCTCTTGCGATAGTTTCATCATTGATCATCATTCTCATTGCTTATGTTACTAGTAGTATGGTTTTGACTCTTATCG tCCCATACGAAGAAGTTGATCAAGACTCTGCATTGGTCGAAATGTTCGGTCATGTTGGTGCATACAAATGCAAATATATTGTAGCTGTTGGTGCACTCGCTGGTCTCACTGTCTCTATGTTTGGCAGTATGTTTCCAATGCCTAGAATAGTTTATGCCATGGCTCAAGATGGCCTCATTTTtcg ATCTTTAAGCCACGTATGGCCAGCAACTGGTACTCCAGCATTAGCTACATTAACTTCTGGTCTTTGTGCTGCATTCGCAgcattattaatacaattagaAGTTTTAGTAGAAATGATGTCGATTG GTACCTTGTTAGCATATACTCTCGTCTCTACTTGTGTCTTAATATTACGGTATCAACCGCATACAACTAATTTAGTTGAACTTCTCCCACAAAGTCTACGTACACCATGTCGTTCTCCAACTAAAGAAACTCAAGGAAATGGACAAGTAACTTACGGAAAAGAGCTTAGACCAGATCAATTGACAACTGCACTTAACACCGCTCAAGTAGCTCAACCAGAACTTTTGACTACTAATAATGGACAACGTATCATG gtACGACGTGTCAGAAGGTGTAATAGTTCCTCCCCAGATTCTGACGACACTTATGGTGCAGAAGAAGACGACGTTGGTTTAGGCAAAGATGATCAATATTTAGTTAGCGATAGAacggaaaataaattttacggtAGTGTTCATGCGGCAGCAGCCGCCTCAAGTTGCGGAAGTACACATCAATATCCTGGAAATACACCAATTATAGGACCGCCTTTAAATTATCTGCAACGTCGATTACAg GCTGCACAATATCTCTGTCCTGCCATATTTCCATGGGTAGATAGAGGACCTGCCACTGAAGCATCGGGTCATTATGTCATGAAACTAGTCGGTATCTTGTATATCTTAATTTTGatcttcgatattatcattgtatGTAGAATGG GTGATATGGACACTTTTACAACGATACtattgttcattttatttttcgcgaTTGTTGGAATACTTTTGGCTATCAGTAGGAAACCGCAAAACAG AAACACTATAATGTTTACAACACCGGGATTACCATTTGTTCCGGCCATTGCTGTAACAGTTAACATTTATCTCATCTTCAAACTTAACATCCTGACTCTAGTTAGATTTACTGTTTGGATGATACTTG GTTTCGTAATGTACTTCTATTACGGTATTAAACACAGCAGTTTGGAAGAAGGTAACGTTCAAGGTAACGCAGATGAAGTTGTTAATGAGTGTACAACGGGAAATATCGAGTTAAAAGTTACCGATCAACAAAGACAGCCACATAATCAGCAAGCTGCATATACGAACGtagaacaaaatatttatggTGGACAGCAGCTTGATGCATTTGGTCAACCCGTATTTGGTAGTACGAATTTTGGAGGTACGCCGACGAATTATACAAATCAATCGCACAGCCAATCACCAGCGAGCACTACACTCTTCGTTCAACAAGAAAACTTTCCAACTTGGGacgattaa